Below is a genomic region from Methanosphaera sp. ISO3-F5.
TTATGTACTTGGATTAGGTGGAAGAGACATCACACCAAAAGACATAGAAGAAATCATAACAAAAACAGAAAACCCTACAAAAGATGTAGAATGGATAGGATTAAGGGAGTAGATTAAAATGAAAGGAGTAGACGAAAAAGAATACCTAGCACCAGGACACCGTGCATGTGCAGGATGTGGAGCAACAATAGCAGCAAGACTAGCACTCAAAGCACTAGGTGAAAACACCATAGCAGTATCTGCAACAGGATGTCTAGAAGTAATCACAACACCTTATCCAGAAACTGCATGGGAAATACCATGGATCCACGTAGCATTCGAAAACGCATCAGCAGTAGCAAGCGGAGTAGAAGGAGCACTCAAAGCACAAGGAAAAGAAGACACCAACATAGTAGTATTCGGAGGAGATGGAGGAACAACAGACATAGGTATGCAATCATTATCAGGAGCAATGGAAAGAGGACAAAACATCATCTACATATGTTACGATAACGAAGCATACATGAACACAGGTATACAAAGAAGTAGTTCAACACCGTACGGAGCAAGCACAACAACATCCCCAGCAGGAAAAGAAAGCTTCGGTGAAGACAAATTCAAGAAAAACATGGCAGCAATCATGGTCGCACACGGAGTACCATACGTAGCAACAGCATGTATATCACACCCACAAGACCTAATGGCAAAAGTCAAAAAAGCAGCAGAAACACCAGGACCAGCATACATCCACGTACTACAACCATGTGCAACAGGATGGGGTTACTCACCAGACAAAACAGTAAAACTCGGAAAACTCGCAGTAGACACACACATGTGGCTACTATACGAAGCAGTAAACGGACAAATAGAAGTAACAGTAAAACCAAGCCAAAAACTACCAGTCGAAGAATACCTCAAAGCACAAAAAAGATTCAGACACTTAGATGAAGAACACATAGAAATAATCCAAAAATTTGTTGACGGACAAAGTAAACAATTCGGATTAACAGAATAATTATAATAACAATTATTCCTCTACTTCATCTTACCTTTTTTTAAAATAAAACTCTTTTTTAATATAATATTCACTTTTTTTTAGATATAATACTTTTATTTAAATAAATAAGATAAAAATTGCACATATAAATGTAAAACTATTTATTTAGACTTTTATTAATTAATTCAAATTTAATTAATATTTCTATACCTGAGTTTACATATAACCCTTATACTGCTGCAATGACATATCTTATAAAAATAGTATTTTCCACAACTAGGCATAAAGGAACTATGAATGAAAGTTTCAAGAAGTATGAGCAAACTAACAAACTAGAGTATAACATATATGCAATTTGGAGGGTACTCAATCTTTAAAAGAAACTTTTGATTACAATGCTATAATGTATATTCCATACTATAACAATATTTAAGAATCATTTCGATAACTTTTTTTTTATCTTTGAGTGTTGGTGGCATAAATTCGTTTTTGTAATACTTTTTATGTGGATGAAACTTTTTTTTGGTATGATTGTTACTTATGTATATATAATATTGTTAAATATTACTTACCAAGACCCCCTTGATTACTTACCAGCTGCTCTTGGATTAAACTTATATACATTTTATTTTATAATTTATATTATCGAAGTCATAGAATTGTTATTTATGAAATTCTTTTCTTGATTTTCGGTTTTAAAGTTAATGGAGTGAAATAAGCAGTATTAATTATTATGATAGATGAAAATTGTATATTTTTAACTCAAAGTACTCTTATTAGAGGTCTTTCTAAGAAACAATTCAATGTTTTAGTGGATATTTCATTGAAATTGAATAAATTAAGAAATTGTGCTATAAAAACTACTAAATTAGATAAATGTGCTGATGATAAACATTTTAAACAGTTGAATTTCAAATCAATAATCACTAAAGTTAGAACCGAATTCAGTAAAGATTATTCACTTATTCAAGCTCATATAGCAAATAATGTTATTAAAAAGCATGTTGAATCTTTTAATTCTTATGTTGCATTAACAAATAAAAGCATCGATAATGAATATAAACGACCATTAAATAAACCTAAAACCAGAGATAACCGTTTACATAATATCATAATACCACGGGAGGCAATAACTTCTTCCAAGAAAAAATTAGCCCAGG
It encodes:
- the porB gene encoding pyruvate synthase subunit PorB; the protein is MKGVDEKEYLAPGHRACAGCGATIAARLALKALGENTIAVSATGCLEVITTPYPETAWEIPWIHVAFENASAVASGVEGALKAQGKEDTNIVVFGGDGGTTDIGMQSLSGAMERGQNIIYICYDNEAYMNTGIQRSSSTPYGASTTTSPAGKESFGEDKFKKNMAAIMVAHGVPYVATACISHPQDLMAKVKKAAETPGPAYIHVLQPCATGWGYSPDKTVKLGKLAVDTHMWLLYEAVNGQIEVTVKPSQKLPVEEYLKAQKRFRHLDEEHIEIIQKFVDGQSKQFGLTE